A DNA window from Corvus hawaiiensis isolate bCorHaw1 chromosome 11, bCorHaw1.pri.cur, whole genome shotgun sequence contains the following coding sequences:
- the IHO1 gene encoding interactor of HORMAD1 protein 1 isoform X2, whose amino-acid sequence MRNSTASDYSSLSDSQLLFGSQFCPENVQSAAAPLELGSQLGQQNSQDSEPSIFTKYQTKPQLFDEETREKCSFNFGAGRVKSVLENFEVNKNKIKDKYDREVLSSFISSIKDRLQELQVGFEKFEEMFDSKNKSILVCLETLFKTMEDALQSHCSLVLKALTDKSQMEQALLEMERRLAAKDVEILDMKSSIQLLKEGLESLPAQMNDQFLKVCKELGFQKLCNTSAEQHMLVSSASLPPHMTDKSVQTSPGLHQHCVLSEEHPHWPCCPGRGVCSCSGRSHFPCVTVGQQHGDSPGRNQVTGDGTSKGDLNPASGDKASPIATAACGRANTFLQEVKYSLETQSSAAHPCMCCAGRHFLGSSQKKHCPVLPQVPPPTPLRKAFKRGTQGFEPLTPSQQQQPQVCHHSAQKVTPGQRYSNWSTDHEVKAAVGNKTKQSPGRMSWKKAIGRKKTYSTKRKGEHSGCADSGMKQRKANGTIDLESSRKNCLPRYLVDLNSENSDPVFAAPHQQILSSAQLGLTKNFPPVPCSDKSLQQLASRRKRSLEIKKRVDVSSVRRYLLDSSPEEDVLSLCSTTGVKQMSCFSLQSPSSSKKPHPVNPLAQQNTACCSLLFDCDSSD is encoded by the exons AGTGAGCCCAGTATTTTTACCAAATACCAGACAAAACCACAGTTATTTGATgaagaaacaagagaaaaatgttcatttaatTTTGGTGCAGGAAGAGTGAAAAGTGTCTTGGAAAATTTTGAAGTgaataagaacaaaataaagGACAAATATGACCG tgAAGTCCTAAGCTCCTTTATTTCCAGCATCAAAGACAGGCTTCAAGAG CTGCAAGTGGGCTTCGAGAAGTTTGAAGAAATGTTCGATTCTAAAAACAAATCCATTTTGGTTTGCCTAGAAACCCTTTTCAAGACAA TGGAAGATGCTCTTCAAAGTCACTGCAGCTTGGTGCTGAAAGCTTTGACAGATAAAAGCCAAATggagcaggcactgctggagaTGGAGAGGAGACTTGCAGCC AAAGATGTGGAGATTTTGGATATGAAATCCAGTatccagctgctgaaggaggGTCTGGAGTCTCTGCCAGCCCAGATGAATGACCAGTTCCTGAAAGTGTGTAAAGAACTTGGCTTCCAGAAGCTCTGTAATACCTCAGCTGAGCAGCACATGCTTGTGTCTAGTGCCAGCCTGCCCCCTCACATGACAGATAAGTCTGTCCAGACATCCCCTGGGCTGCACCAGCACTGTGTCCTGAGTGAGGAGCACCCACACTGGCcatgctgcccagggaggggagTTTGCAGCTGCTCAGGCCGGTCTCATTTCccctgtgtgacagtggggcAGCAACACGGAGACTCCCCTGGAAGGAACCAGGTTACTGGAGATGGCACATCTAAGGGTGACCTAAACCCAGCCTCAGGAGACAAAGCCAGCCCCATTGCTACAGCAGCCTGTGGCAGAGCAAACACCTTTTTGCAGGAGGTGAAATACAGCTTGGagacacagagctctgctgcccatccttgcatgtgctgtgctggcagacaCTTTCTGGGGAGTAGTCAGAAGAAACACTGTCCTGTGCTCCCACAAGTGCCTCCTCCAACCCCACTGAGGAAGGCGTTCAAGAGAGGCACTCAAGGGTTTGAACCACTGACAccatcacagcagcagcagcctcaagTTTGCCACCATTCTGCACAGAAAGTGACACCTGGGCAAAGATACAGCAACTGGTCCACAGACCACGAGGTGAAGGCAGCTGtagggaacaaaacaaaacagagtcCTGGAAGGATGTCCTGGAAAAAAGCAATAGGGAGAAAGAAAACGTACTCCACTAAGAGGAAAGGCGAACACTCTGGATGTGCTGACAGTGGGATGAAGCAGAGGAAGGCAAATGGGACTATTGACCTGGAAAGCTCCAGAAAAAATTGCCTTCCCAGATACTTGGTTGATCTCAATTCAGAAAACTCTGACCCAGTTTTTGCAGCTCCCCATCAGCAGATCCTCAGCAGTGCTCAGCTGGGGCTTACAAAGAATTTCCCACCAGTGCCGTGCTCTGATAAAAGCCTGCAACAACTTGcaagcagaagaaagagaagtctcgaaattaaaaaaagagtgGATGTTTCCAGTGTAAGAAGGTATCTCTTGGATTCCTCTCCTGAGGAGGATGTACTTTCCCTGTGTAGCACAACAGGTGTAAAGCAAATGAGCTGCTTCAGCCTCCAAAGCCCCTCAAGCTCCAAGAAACCACATCCTGTCAATCCGCTGGCTCAGCAGAACACAGCCTGTTGCTCTTTACTGTTTGATTGTGATTCTTCTGATTGA
- the PRRT3 gene encoding proline-rich transmembrane protein 3 isoform X1, with product MGTAGNRAQGCPGRDSQATVSVTGQWVAKGTAASRPVARVAWAAAVDPGSPDPHPHRADSVLTMAAAQLVTWGMLLATGVPAKAQGVLPAGLSLGGDPLHSPAWGQQWPGPSPTWEASGEPSGAGAPSSERWGINNPVHWSPPLQVGDGTRAPLEMETTMTGADTKVWRNGSTVLAVTEEPLVAWQGQEAAGQDSSLPHGSALGTPGPEVPTDSGADSPGPPWAGQDLSLSRQSVSKTVGTPSPQPTMSTIALNPMLVAGMRTADAHTEGYTAAEGHTGAPGLSQDEQLTSASSQSVPLGTDAVSDPTGTGPASGPHASPGSAQPVGSWGDTGGPPSPSPALPSSGPRLRHTAPSWRLAEPWTRVLPSHQRSTRRAPLSHATTSPGDAAPLMDPGTTGQRGPQPTPESVLSTGPAPPPASSTATPGTPSRGLLPEEDVGSPQQVRGAVGPVSVPNATKTTPQPTAHPTTGTLETRHPDTPGTQTPASSTATPSATWRRAGMTPQPAPRDPSSPQPQPSRAPPAAGANATGLRWAELQHQLGFSWEAHVYGVAAVFLLLALGCLAGLAGTAILRPPHLRHVVGAHGLLLAACLLRATFLLLDPYGALGRLPAPALLMLSTAPFPLLLAAYALLLQRLQRLAQLQLLPARLQGLPALGAVAALQTTVMGAADLLPPRLGLTAALGLQALGCVAGALLLLGGLWGCWRVLRAPCEGPGPGPQPGARALLAAAVAGLPVCGLHLYSAVWLRGVLGPPGRFSRPSWAAQLWLRIGELGTALALLAAAAEPVCGRCRRRSPAGHSCWAKALRYFFAGRKAEAPEYPNNCYDWAGGSTGGTGVERTPANDISKSLIRNPAEQLPLRALKDSNEAWAAGTGMPGLSPKCPNMLAARSCAAFEQGSSPSLGELIFRPPSPIDLRRSIDQALCRRHLLHDGLFGRPRRGSGSSLHGSPAPDKTPRLGRMLRCSSLTELPGPCQPPGTVTVTVTASASSLESSSLKISWNPWRHGLSSPDSLPLDEAPSRAPLLVPAGAPGWEREAPRAFPALGKAVDSRSLSSDTIEL from the exons atggggacagctgggaacagagcccagggctgcccGGGAAGGGACAGCCAAGCCACTGTCTCTGTCACCGGGCAGTGGGTGGCCAAGGGCACAGCAGCCTCACGGCCAGTTGCGCGAGTTGCCTGGGCAGCTGCCGTGGATCCTGGCTCACCAGACCCCCATCCCCACAGGGCCGACTCCGTGCTCACCATGGCTGCTGCACAGCTCGTCACCTGGGGGATGCTCCTGGCCACCGGGGTCCCTGCCAAGGCCCAGggggtgctgccagcagggctgtccTTAGGTGGGGACCCcttgcacagccctgcctggggacagcagtggccAGGCCCATCCCCCACCTGGGAGGCATCGGGGGAGCCGAGCGGTGCTGGGGCCCCAAGCAGTGAGCGCTGGGGGATCAACAACCCCGTGCACTGGTCCCCACCGCTGCAGGTGGGGGATGGCACCAGGGCACCCCTGGAGATGGAAACCACTATGACAGGCGCTGATACCAAGGTCTGGAGGAATGGCAGCACAGTCCTGGCTGTGACAGAGGAGCCGCTTGTTGCCTGGCAAGGACAGGAGGCTGCAGGCCAGGACAGCTCCCTGCCCCACGGCTCTGCACTGGGGACACCGGGCCCTGAGGTGCCCACGGACAGTGGGGCAGACTCTCCAGGGCcaccctgggcagggcaggacctGTCCCTGTCCAGGCAGAGTGTCTCCAAGACAGTcggcacccccagccctcagcCAACCATGTCCACCATTGCCCTGAACCCCATGCTGGTGGCGGGGATGAGAACAGCAGATGCTCACACAGAGGGATACACAGCGGCAGAGGGACACACAGGGGCCCCGGGCCTCTCTCAGGATGAGCAACTCACTTCAGCCAGCAGCCAGTCGGTCCCACTGGGCACAGACGCTGTCTCCGATCCCACAGGCACGGGGCCAGCATCGGGTCCCCatgccagccctggctctgcgCAGCCGGTGGGCAGCTGGGGAGACACGGGagggccccccagcccctccccggctctgcccagctctggcccACGGCTGCGCCACACAGCCCCGTCCTGGCGGCTGGCTGAGCCCTGGACTCGAGTGCTCCCGTCCCACCAGCGCAGCACCCGGAGGGCCCCACTCAGCCACGCCACCACCAGCCCTGGGGATGCAGCCCCTCTCATGGACCCTGGGACGACGGGGCAGCGGGGaccccagcccaccccagaGTCTGTCCTCAGCACCGGCCCTGCGCCACCCCCCGCCTCCAGCACGGCCACCCCCGGCACCCCGAGCAGAG GGCTGCTGCCCGAGGAGGACGTCGGCTCCCCACAGCAGGTCCGGGGCGCCGTGGGCCCTGTGAGCGTCCCAAATGCCACCAAGACGACCCCACAGCCAACGGCACATCCCACCACGGGGACGCTCGAGACAAGGCACCCAG ACACGCCAGGGACGCAGACCCCAGCTTCCAGCACTGCGACCCCCTCGGCCACGTGGCGACGGGCAGGGATGACGCCTCAGCCAGCCCCCCGAGATCCATCATCGCcgcagccacagcccagccgTGCCCCTCCGGCGGCGGGGGCCAACGCGACCGGGCTGCGCTGGGCcgagctgcagcaccagctgggcTTCTCCTGGGAGGCCCATGTCTATGGAGTGGCTGCCgtcttcctgctgctggcgCTGGGCTGCCTGGCGGGGTTGGCGGGGACAGCCATCCTGCGGCCCCCACACCTGCGCCACGTTGTGGGGGCTCACGGACTGCTGCTGGCCGCCTGTCTGCTGCGGgccaccttcctgctgctggatccCTATGGGGCACTGGGCCGCCTGCCCGCCCCGGCCCTGCTgatgctcagcacagcccctttCCCCCTGCTGCTCGCCGCCTATGCCCTCCTGCTCCAGCGGCTGCAGCGCCTGGcccagcttcagctgctgccagcccggctgcaggggctgccagCGCTGGGGGCTGTTGCTGCCCTGCAGACTACAGTGATGGGGGCCGCCGACCTGCTGCCGCCGCGCCTGGGCCTCACCGCCGCGCTGGGGCTGCAGGCGCTGGGCTGCGTGGcgggggctctgctgctgctgggggggctctgggggtgctggcGGGTGCTGCGGGCGCCCTGcgaggggccggggccggggccgcagcCGGGGGCGCGGGCGCTTCTGGCGGCAGCGGTGGCGGGGCTGCCGGTCTGCGGGCTGCACCTCTACAGCGCTGTGTGGCTGCGAGGGGTCCTGGGCCCCCCCGGGCGCTTCTCCCGGCCCAGCTGGGCGGCACAGCTCTGGCTGCGGATCGGCGAGCTGGGCACGGCCCTGGCGCTGCTGGCGGCCGCCGCCGAGCCCGTGTGCGGCCGGTGCCGCCGCCGGAGCCCCGCCGGCCACTCCTGCTGGGCCAAGGCACTGCGGTACTTCTTCGCCGGCCGCAAAGCTGAAGCGCCCGAATACCCCAACAACTGCTACGACTGGGCCGGTGGCAGCACCGGTGGCACCGGTGTGGAGCGGACACCTGCCAATGACATCTCCAAGAGCCTCATCCGCAACCCGGCGGAGCAGCTGCCCCTGCGGGCTCTGAAGGACAGCAACGAGGCCTGGGCAGCTGGCACCGGGATGCCGGGGCTCAGCCCCAAGTGCCCCAACATGTTGGCCGCCCGCTCCTGCGCCGCCTTTGAGCAGGGCTCATCCCCTTCGCTGGGGGAGCTGATCTTCCGCCCGCCGTCCCCCATCGACCTGCGCCGCAGCATCGATCAGGCGCTCTGCCGCCGCCACCTCCTGCACGACGGCCTCttcggccggccccgccgcggctcCGGCTCCTCACTGCACGGCTCCCCCGCCCCTGACAAGACCCCCCGCTTGGGGCGCATGCTGCGGTGCAGCTCGCTCACGGAGCTGCCCggcccctgccagcccccaggCACCGTCACTGTCACCGTCACCGCCTCAGCCAGCTCGCTGGAGAGCAGCTCACTGAAGATCAGCTGGAACCCCTGGCGCCATGGGCTGTCCTCGCCCGACAGCCTGCCCCTGGACGAGGCGCCCAGCCGGGCCCCGCTCCTGGTGCCCGCTGGAGCCCCCGGCTGGGAGCGCGAGGCTCCCCGCGCCTTCCCAGCCCTTGGCAAGGCGGTGGACTCCCGCAGCCTCTCCAGCGACACCATTGAGCTCTGA
- the PRRT3 gene encoding proline-rich transmembrane protein 3 isoform X2, producing the protein MAAAQLVTWGMLLATGVPAKAQGVLPAGLSLGGDPLHSPAWGQQWPGPSPTWEASGEPSGAGAPSSERWGINNPVHWSPPLQVGDGTRAPLEMETTMTGADTKVWRNGSTVLAVTEEPLVAWQGQEAAGQDSSLPHGSALGTPGPEVPTDSGADSPGPPWAGQDLSLSRQSVSKTVGTPSPQPTMSTIALNPMLVAGMRTADAHTEGYTAAEGHTGAPGLSQDEQLTSASSQSVPLGTDAVSDPTGTGPASGPHASPGSAQPVGSWGDTGGPPSPSPALPSSGPRLRHTAPSWRLAEPWTRVLPSHQRSTRRAPLSHATTSPGDAAPLMDPGTTGQRGPQPTPESVLSTGPAPPPASSTATPGTPSRGLLPEEDVGSPQQVRGAVGPVSVPNATKTTPQPTAHPTTGTLETRHPDTPGTQTPASSTATPSATWRRAGMTPQPAPRDPSSPQPQPSRAPPAAGANATGLRWAELQHQLGFSWEAHVYGVAAVFLLLALGCLAGLAGTAILRPPHLRHVVGAHGLLLAACLLRATFLLLDPYGALGRLPAPALLMLSTAPFPLLLAAYALLLQRLQRLAQLQLLPARLQGLPALGAVAALQTTVMGAADLLPPRLGLTAALGLQALGCVAGALLLLGGLWGCWRVLRAPCEGPGPGPQPGARALLAAAVAGLPVCGLHLYSAVWLRGVLGPPGRFSRPSWAAQLWLRIGELGTALALLAAAAEPVCGRCRRRSPAGHSCWAKALRYFFAGRKAEAPEYPNNCYDWAGGSTGGTGVERTPANDISKSLIRNPAEQLPLRALKDSNEAWAAGTGMPGLSPKCPNMLAARSCAAFEQGSSPSLGELIFRPPSPIDLRRSIDQALCRRHLLHDGLFGRPRRGSGSSLHGSPAPDKTPRLGRMLRCSSLTELPGPCQPPGTVTVTVTASASSLESSSLKISWNPWRHGLSSPDSLPLDEAPSRAPLLVPAGAPGWEREAPRAFPALGKAVDSRSLSSDTIEL; encoded by the exons ATGGCTGCTGCACAGCTCGTCACCTGGGGGATGCTCCTGGCCACCGGGGTCCCTGCCAAGGCCCAGggggtgctgccagcagggctgtccTTAGGTGGGGACCCcttgcacagccctgcctggggacagcagtggccAGGCCCATCCCCCACCTGGGAGGCATCGGGGGAGCCGAGCGGTGCTGGGGCCCCAAGCAGTGAGCGCTGGGGGATCAACAACCCCGTGCACTGGTCCCCACCGCTGCAGGTGGGGGATGGCACCAGGGCACCCCTGGAGATGGAAACCACTATGACAGGCGCTGATACCAAGGTCTGGAGGAATGGCAGCACAGTCCTGGCTGTGACAGAGGAGCCGCTTGTTGCCTGGCAAGGACAGGAGGCTGCAGGCCAGGACAGCTCCCTGCCCCACGGCTCTGCACTGGGGACACCGGGCCCTGAGGTGCCCACGGACAGTGGGGCAGACTCTCCAGGGCcaccctgggcagggcaggacctGTCCCTGTCCAGGCAGAGTGTCTCCAAGACAGTcggcacccccagccctcagcCAACCATGTCCACCATTGCCCTGAACCCCATGCTGGTGGCGGGGATGAGAACAGCAGATGCTCACACAGAGGGATACACAGCGGCAGAGGGACACACAGGGGCCCCGGGCCTCTCTCAGGATGAGCAACTCACTTCAGCCAGCAGCCAGTCGGTCCCACTGGGCACAGACGCTGTCTCCGATCCCACAGGCACGGGGCCAGCATCGGGTCCCCatgccagccctggctctgcgCAGCCGGTGGGCAGCTGGGGAGACACGGGagggccccccagcccctccccggctctgcccagctctggcccACGGCTGCGCCACACAGCCCCGTCCTGGCGGCTGGCTGAGCCCTGGACTCGAGTGCTCCCGTCCCACCAGCGCAGCACCCGGAGGGCCCCACTCAGCCACGCCACCACCAGCCCTGGGGATGCAGCCCCTCTCATGGACCCTGGGACGACGGGGCAGCGGGGaccccagcccaccccagaGTCTGTCCTCAGCACCGGCCCTGCGCCACCCCCCGCCTCCAGCACGGCCACCCCCGGCACCCCGAGCAGAG GGCTGCTGCCCGAGGAGGACGTCGGCTCCCCACAGCAGGTCCGGGGCGCCGTGGGCCCTGTGAGCGTCCCAAATGCCACCAAGACGACCCCACAGCCAACGGCACATCCCACCACGGGGACGCTCGAGACAAGGCACCCAG ACACGCCAGGGACGCAGACCCCAGCTTCCAGCACTGCGACCCCCTCGGCCACGTGGCGACGGGCAGGGATGACGCCTCAGCCAGCCCCCCGAGATCCATCATCGCcgcagccacagcccagccgTGCCCCTCCGGCGGCGGGGGCCAACGCGACCGGGCTGCGCTGGGCcgagctgcagcaccagctgggcTTCTCCTGGGAGGCCCATGTCTATGGAGTGGCTGCCgtcttcctgctgctggcgCTGGGCTGCCTGGCGGGGTTGGCGGGGACAGCCATCCTGCGGCCCCCACACCTGCGCCACGTTGTGGGGGCTCACGGACTGCTGCTGGCCGCCTGTCTGCTGCGGgccaccttcctgctgctggatccCTATGGGGCACTGGGCCGCCTGCCCGCCCCGGCCCTGCTgatgctcagcacagcccctttCCCCCTGCTGCTCGCCGCCTATGCCCTCCTGCTCCAGCGGCTGCAGCGCCTGGcccagcttcagctgctgccagcccggctgcaggggctgccagCGCTGGGGGCTGTTGCTGCCCTGCAGACTACAGTGATGGGGGCCGCCGACCTGCTGCCGCCGCGCCTGGGCCTCACCGCCGCGCTGGGGCTGCAGGCGCTGGGCTGCGTGGcgggggctctgctgctgctgggggggctctgggggtgctggcGGGTGCTGCGGGCGCCCTGcgaggggccggggccggggccgcagcCGGGGGCGCGGGCGCTTCTGGCGGCAGCGGTGGCGGGGCTGCCGGTCTGCGGGCTGCACCTCTACAGCGCTGTGTGGCTGCGAGGGGTCCTGGGCCCCCCCGGGCGCTTCTCCCGGCCCAGCTGGGCGGCACAGCTCTGGCTGCGGATCGGCGAGCTGGGCACGGCCCTGGCGCTGCTGGCGGCCGCCGCCGAGCCCGTGTGCGGCCGGTGCCGCCGCCGGAGCCCCGCCGGCCACTCCTGCTGGGCCAAGGCACTGCGGTACTTCTTCGCCGGCCGCAAAGCTGAAGCGCCCGAATACCCCAACAACTGCTACGACTGGGCCGGTGGCAGCACCGGTGGCACCGGTGTGGAGCGGACACCTGCCAATGACATCTCCAAGAGCCTCATCCGCAACCCGGCGGAGCAGCTGCCCCTGCGGGCTCTGAAGGACAGCAACGAGGCCTGGGCAGCTGGCACCGGGATGCCGGGGCTCAGCCCCAAGTGCCCCAACATGTTGGCCGCCCGCTCCTGCGCCGCCTTTGAGCAGGGCTCATCCCCTTCGCTGGGGGAGCTGATCTTCCGCCCGCCGTCCCCCATCGACCTGCGCCGCAGCATCGATCAGGCGCTCTGCCGCCGCCACCTCCTGCACGACGGCCTCttcggccggccccgccgcggctcCGGCTCCTCACTGCACGGCTCCCCCGCCCCTGACAAGACCCCCCGCTTGGGGCGCATGCTGCGGTGCAGCTCGCTCACGGAGCTGCCCggcccctgccagcccccaggCACCGTCACTGTCACCGTCACCGCCTCAGCCAGCTCGCTGGAGAGCAGCTCACTGAAGATCAGCTGGAACCCCTGGCGCCATGGGCTGTCCTCGCCCGACAGCCTGCCCCTGGACGAGGCGCCCAGCCGGGCCCCGCTCCTGGTGCCCGCTGGAGCCCCCGGCTGGGAGCGCGAGGCTCCCCGCGCCTTCCCAGCCCTTGGCAAGGCGGTGGACTCCCGCAGCCTCTCCAGCGACACCATTGAGCTCTGA
- the CRELD1 gene encoding protein disulfide isomerase CRELD1 isoform X2, which yields MGPLPLLPRAPRRRGPGLGGALLGAALLGGVLLAVHADPEPHRDGAEPCRACRGLADSFSRGLERTEHEGFGGGNTAWEEEKLSKYQHSETRLLEVLEGVCAPSDFACHQLLERSEEHVEQWWFHERQQHPDFFQWLCVDRLMLCCPPGTYGPDCRSCAGGPRQPCSGNGRCDGDGTRHGTGLCVCSPGYGGPFCAECGDGYYEASRNKSHLVCAECYQACGRCTGPEDSSCLRCKRGWVLHEHRCIDIDECGTEMAHCRANQYCVNTEGSYECRDCSTACIGCMGAGPARCKKCNKGYWRDGAKCLDVDECASAEEPVCTGVQEVCENTEGSYRCVCARGHIRRDGQCVEDKPPE from the exons ATGGggccgctgccgctgctgccgcggGCGCCCCGGCGCAGGGGGCCCGGGCTGGGGGGGGCCCTCCTGGGGGCCGCCCTTCTCGGGGGAGTCCTGCTGGCGGTTCACGCCGACCCCGAACCCCACCGCGACGGGGCCGAGCCGTGCCGAGCCTGCCGCGGCCTCGCCGACAGCTTCAGCAGG GGCCTGGAGAGGACAGAGCATGAGGGCTTTGGTGGGGGTAACACagcctgggaggaggagaagctgtccaagtaccagcacag TGAGACCCGtctgctggaggtgctggagggtgTCTGTGCCCCCTCAGACTTCGCCTGCCACCAACTGCTGGAGCGGAGTGAGGAGCATGTGGAGCAGTGGTGGTTCCATGA gcGGCAGCAGCACCCTGACTTTTTCCAATGGCTGTGTGTGGACAGGCTGATGCTTTGCTGCCCGCCTGGCACCTATGGCCCAGACTGCCGGT cctgtgccGGTGGGCCCCGGCAGCCCTGCAGTGGCAACGGGCGATGCGATGGTGACGGCACACGCCACGGCACCGGCCTCTGCGTCTGCAGCCCGGGCTACGGCGGCCCCTTCTGTGCCGAGTGCGGTGACGGCTACTACGAGGCCTCGCGGAACAAGAGCCACCTCGTGTGTGCTG AGTGCTACCAGGCATGCGGGCGCTGCACGGGGCCTGAGGACTCCAGCTGCCTTCGCTGCAAGAGGGGCTGGGTGCTGCACGAGCACCGCTGCATTG ACATAGATGAGTGTGGCACAGAGATGGCGCATTGCCGAGCCAACCAGTACTGCGTCAACACAGAGGGCTCCTACGAGTGCCGAG ACTGCTCCACGGCTTGCATCGGCTGCATGGGTGCTGGGCCGGCTCGCTGCAAGAAATGCAACAAGGGCTACTGGCGGGACGGAGCCAAGTGCCTGG ACGTGGATGAGTGTGCCAGTGCCGAGGAGCCGGTGTGCACAGGGGTGCAGGAAGTGTGTGAGAACACAGAGGGCAGCTACCGCTGTGTCTGTGCCCGGGGCCACATCCGCCGAGATGGGCAGTGCGTTGAGGACAAGCCCCCTG aatGA
- the CRELD1 gene encoding protein disulfide isomerase CRELD1 isoform X1 — protein sequence MGPLPLLPRAPRRRGPGLGGALLGAALLGGVLLAVHADPEPHRDGAEPCRACRGLADSFSRGLERTEHEGFGGGNTAWEEEKLSKYQHSETRLLEVLEGVCAPSDFACHQLLERSEEHVEQWWFHERQQHPDFFQWLCVDRLMLCCPPGTYGPDCRSCAGGPRQPCSGNGRCDGDGTRHGTGLCVCSPGYGGPFCAECGDGYYEASRNKSHLVCAECYQACGRCTGPEDSSCLRCKRGWVLHEHRCIDIDECGTEMAHCRANQYCVNTEGSYECRDCSTACIGCMGAGPARCKKCNKGYWRDGAKCLDVDECASAEEPVCTGVQEVCENTEGSYRCVCARGHIRRDGQCVEDKPPDAPEKGFFDDVTDDEVVVLQQMFFGVMICALATLAAKGDMVFTAIFIGAVAAMAGYWLSDRSDRVLDGFMKGR from the exons ATGGggccgctgccgctgctgccgcggGCGCCCCGGCGCAGGGGGCCCGGGCTGGGGGGGGCCCTCCTGGGGGCCGCCCTTCTCGGGGGAGTCCTGCTGGCGGTTCACGCCGACCCCGAACCCCACCGCGACGGGGCCGAGCCGTGCCGAGCCTGCCGCGGCCTCGCCGACAGCTTCAGCAGG GGCCTGGAGAGGACAGAGCATGAGGGCTTTGGTGGGGGTAACACagcctgggaggaggagaagctgtccaagtaccagcacag TGAGACCCGtctgctggaggtgctggagggtgTCTGTGCCCCCTCAGACTTCGCCTGCCACCAACTGCTGGAGCGGAGTGAGGAGCATGTGGAGCAGTGGTGGTTCCATGA gcGGCAGCAGCACCCTGACTTTTTCCAATGGCTGTGTGTGGACAGGCTGATGCTTTGCTGCCCGCCTGGCACCTATGGCCCAGACTGCCGGT cctgtgccGGTGGGCCCCGGCAGCCCTGCAGTGGCAACGGGCGATGCGATGGTGACGGCACACGCCACGGCACCGGCCTCTGCGTCTGCAGCCCGGGCTACGGCGGCCCCTTCTGTGCCGAGTGCGGTGACGGCTACTACGAGGCCTCGCGGAACAAGAGCCACCTCGTGTGTGCTG AGTGCTACCAGGCATGCGGGCGCTGCACGGGGCCTGAGGACTCCAGCTGCCTTCGCTGCAAGAGGGGCTGGGTGCTGCACGAGCACCGCTGCATTG ACATAGATGAGTGTGGCACAGAGATGGCGCATTGCCGAGCCAACCAGTACTGCGTCAACACAGAGGGCTCCTACGAGTGCCGAG ACTGCTCCACGGCTTGCATCGGCTGCATGGGTGCTGGGCCGGCTCGCTGCAAGAAATGCAACAAGGGCTACTGGCGGGACGGAGCCAAGTGCCTGG ACGTGGATGAGTGTGCCAGTGCCGAGGAGCCGGTGTGCACAGGGGTGCAGGAAGTGTGTGAGAACACAGAGGGCAGCTACCGCTGTGTCTGTGCCCGGGGCCACATCCGCCGAGATGGGCAGTGCGTTGAGGACAAGCCCCCTG ATGCCCCAGAAAAGGGCTTCTTTGATGACGTGACTGATGATGAGGTGgtggtgctgcagcagatgtTCTTTGGTGTGATGATCTGTGCCCTCGCCACGCTGGCTGCCAAGGGTGACATGGTCTTCACAGCCATCTTCATTGGCGCTGTGGCTGCTATGGCTGGCTACTGGCTCTCTGACCGCAGTGACCGTGTCCTCGATGGCTTCATGAAGGGCAGatag